In Edaphobacter paludis, a single window of DNA contains:
- a CDS encoding TonB-dependent receptor, with product MMLFLFTLIAASGRLYAQAGATGTILGTVSDSTGAMVPNANVTVTNTATGAVVRMTTSSSGDYQASSLNPGTYSVSAEMAGFQKSVTSSFTLAVDQRIRVNVALKTGAVTETVEVMAQALALDTDSSAIGQLVSQKQVEELPLNGRNFMQLLLLGAGAVTVGGEQGTMRQGSGNAISINGARPESNNYTLDGLINTDTALVTPAVILSQDAIQEFKVESGSYPAEFGFSANQINLVSKSGTNKIHGTVFEFNRNNVFDASPFPTAADYQSGINTGNPKLRQNQFGFVADGPVYLPKLYDGRNKTFWMANYEGWRIINGIVEKASVPNPAVLGGDFSAENLPAYGTAACTKNLASSLNCLPVDPLTGQPFPGNKIPSDRITSRLATAAIGAGFWPTPNAGATNAAPGTVNFVKSVGLPLVTNQQTYRVDQTLGKFGLIFGRYTYSTYQNSSLNSASLVYGLETQYEKQKNWEISHTISLGTHSTNNFRFGYLDASAPQGATTPPQSFVTSLGLSGIFQKYGPLQLTYPNIGLSQYAGTGGPVNAYTGSDQPAWEFADSYSWVKGRNTFGFGGDYRRWRLIRNLDDDFLGDYGFSSATIGNNKVGCSNSTGDCGTGNAVADMLLGYYSNAAGYVPGPLSPTDQAGNPQTHIFSYFAPYAQDDIKVTQRLTLNVGLRWDYRAAPYEEKNHFFWLDDQNKQGGLCYADKTLGTNGVASGVGLDGVTPILRYCGSNVPHPGSKTPFAPRFGFAYNMGEKTVIRGGYGIFWDSSEGREIDDSGDIYPYAIRNSLSPATNPAAPKLTNNLFPSFGTLGPFPVSTLTFLAVIESDNPLNPYVQQWSLSTQRSLSRNTTLELNYIGSKGTHLLTRHDIAQPNAIPANELAFCDTQDANGKYINSGVAPCTPNSRLPYPNFTNIYINSDWHGYSNYNSFNTKFEHRTSSLAVTAIYTWAKSMDDKSAAAGVGASGAGYQGFMDNHNPNLDYGPSDFDVNQRFVTSYVYDLPIGRGKKVLGQVNRATDVLVGGWELTGITTLQTGFPFGINSADPLGYTGSIAPRASYIPGCNIHSGLTAQFQRLNMSCFYQSAPGVFGNTGRNFLRQPGINNFDIGLAKSIAITEQMRVAFRVDTFNTFNHHQYAINVGGLATGGSGGGSAIDNGLTDSLAGKITSSSPGRVIQLSGKLTF from the coding sequence ATGATGCTTTTCCTATTCACCCTGATTGCAGCTTCCGGCAGGCTCTATGCTCAGGCGGGAGCGACAGGCACAATTCTGGGAACTGTAAGCGACAGCACAGGCGCCATGGTCCCGAACGCGAATGTGACCGTGACCAACACCGCAACGGGCGCTGTAGTTCGCATGACGACCAGTTCTTCCGGCGACTATCAGGCCTCGTCACTCAACCCGGGAACCTATTCCGTGTCGGCAGAGATGGCCGGGTTCCAGAAATCCGTGACCAGCTCGTTCACGCTGGCGGTCGACCAGAGGATTCGTGTCAATGTGGCTCTAAAGACTGGGGCCGTGACTGAGACTGTGGAAGTCATGGCACAAGCTCTGGCCCTGGATACGGACAGTTCCGCTATCGGCCAGCTAGTGAGTCAGAAACAAGTGGAGGAGCTCCCGTTGAATGGACGCAACTTCATGCAGTTGCTGCTGCTGGGGGCGGGTGCGGTAACGGTAGGCGGAGAGCAGGGAACGATGAGACAGGGTTCAGGCAACGCGATCAGCATCAACGGCGCGCGACCTGAGTCGAATAACTACACACTTGATGGCTTGATCAATACGGACACAGCACTCGTTACCCCGGCGGTCATTCTGTCGCAGGATGCGATCCAGGAGTTCAAGGTCGAGAGTGGAAGCTATCCTGCAGAGTTTGGCTTCAGCGCCAACCAGATCAATCTCGTCAGCAAGAGCGGCACAAATAAAATTCACGGTACGGTGTTCGAGTTCAACCGGAACAATGTATTCGACGCGAGCCCTTTCCCCACTGCCGCCGACTACCAGTCGGGCATCAACACTGGAAACCCCAAGTTACGTCAGAACCAGTTTGGCTTTGTCGCGGACGGCCCTGTTTACCTTCCTAAGCTATACGACGGACGCAACAAGACGTTCTGGATGGCGAACTACGAAGGCTGGCGCATCATCAACGGAATTGTTGAGAAGGCGTCTGTTCCCAACCCGGCAGTTTTAGGGGGCGATTTTTCCGCGGAGAATTTGCCGGCATATGGAACCGCAGCCTGCACCAAGAATCTGGCCTCCAGTTTGAATTGCCTCCCCGTGGATCCGCTCACCGGTCAGCCTTTTCCGGGGAATAAGATCCCTTCCGATCGCATTACCTCCCGGCTGGCAACCGCTGCCATTGGCGCAGGATTCTGGCCGACTCCCAACGCGGGAGCGACCAATGCGGCTCCCGGCACCGTCAACTTTGTGAAATCCGTCGGATTGCCCCTGGTCACGAACCAGCAGACCTATCGCGTGGATCAGACATTAGGAAAGTTCGGTCTCATCTTTGGCCGTTACACCTATTCGACGTATCAGAACAGCAGCCTCAACTCAGCTTCGCTCGTCTATGGGCTCGAAACCCAATACGAGAAGCAGAAGAACTGGGAGATCTCACATACCATCAGCTTAGGCACCCACAGCACCAACAACTTCCGCTTCGGCTATCTGGACGCTTCGGCTCCGCAGGGCGCCACAACACCTCCGCAGTCCTTTGTCACCTCGCTCGGCCTTAGTGGAATTTTTCAAAAATATGGCCCTCTTCAGTTGACTTATCCCAACATCGGCCTGAGCCAGTATGCCGGGACAGGTGGCCCGGTGAATGCCTATACCGGATCCGATCAACCCGCATGGGAGTTTGCGGATTCTTATAGCTGGGTGAAGGGAAGAAACACCTTTGGATTTGGTGGCGACTATCGGCGTTGGAGGCTGATTCGCAATCTGGATGATGACTTCCTTGGCGACTATGGTTTCAGTTCCGCTACCATTGGCAACAATAAAGTTGGCTGCAGCAACAGCACCGGAGACTGCGGTACTGGAAACGCGGTTGCCGACATGCTTCTCGGTTATTACAGCAATGCAGCCGGTTATGTCCCGGGCCCACTTAGTCCCACCGACCAGGCGGGCAATCCCCAAACGCACATCTTCAGCTACTTTGCGCCTTATGCGCAGGACGACATCAAGGTAACCCAGAGATTGACCTTGAATGTTGGCCTTCGCTGGGATTATCGTGCCGCTCCCTATGAGGAGAAGAACCATTTCTTCTGGCTGGATGATCAGAACAAGCAGGGTGGCCTGTGCTATGCCGATAAGACCTTGGGAACAAACGGCGTGGCGAGTGGAGTTGGCTTAGACGGGGTGACGCCGATTCTGCGATATTGCGGATCGAATGTCCCTCACCCAGGTTCGAAGACTCCCTTCGCTCCGCGGTTCGGGTTCGCATACAATATGGGAGAGAAGACCGTCATCCGCGGCGGCTACGGCATCTTCTGGGATTCGTCTGAGGGCCGTGAGATCGACGACTCGGGCGACATCTATCCTTACGCCATCCGCAACTCTCTCAGCCCCGCTACAAACCCCGCGGCTCCTAAGCTGACGAATAACTTGTTCCCCAGTTTCGGAACCCTCGGACCTTTCCCGGTATCAACATTGACCTTCCTTGCTGTGATCGAGTCGGATAATCCGCTGAATCCATACGTGCAGCAATGGTCGCTTTCAACACAGCGGTCGCTTTCGAGAAATACGACGCTCGAACTGAACTACATCGGGTCCAAGGGAACCCATCTTCTGACTCGGCACGATATCGCTCAGCCAAATGCGATTCCTGCAAACGAGTTGGCATTTTGCGATACCCAGGATGCTAACGGCAAATACATCAATTCAGGAGTTGCTCCATGTACGCCTAACTCCCGGCTGCCCTATCCGAACTTCACCAATATCTACATCAACAGTGACTGGCACGGGTATTCAAACTACAACTCGTTCAATACAAAGTTTGAGCATCGCACCAGTTCGCTGGCGGTTACGGCAATCTACACCTGGGCGAAGAGCATGGACGACAAGTCGGCGGCAGCCGGCGTTGGCGCCAGCGGCGCAGGCTATCAGGGCTTTATGGACAACCACAACCCGAATTTAGATTATGGCCCGTCAGACTTCGACGTGAATCAGCGTTTCGTCACGAGCTATGTCTACGACCTGCCCATTGGTCGCGGCAAGAAAGTGCTGGGACAGGTTAATCGCGCTACCGACGTATTGGTGGGCGGTTGGGAGCTAACCGGCATTACAACGCTCCAGACTGGATTCCCATTCGGAATCAATTCGGCAGACCCGCTTGGTTATACCGGAAGTATTGCACCCCGGGCCAGCTATATCCCGGGTTGCAATATTCATAGTGGTTTGACCGCGCAGTTCCAGCGGTTGAATATGTCCTGCTTCTATCAATCGGCGCCGGGGGTATTCGGCAATACCGGCCGTAACTTCCTGCGCCAGCCAGGCATCAACAACTTCGACATCGGCTTGGCAAAGAGCATAGCTATAACGGAACAAATGAGAGTTGCTTTCCGTGTTGATACGTTCAACACGTTCAACCATCATCAATACGCGATTAACGTTGGCGGACTGGCAACTGGAGGATCAGGGGGCGGTTCCGCAATCGACAATGGCCTGACTGATTCGCTTGCAGGAAAAATTACAAGCTCATCGCCTGGCCGCGTCATTCAGTTGAGTGGAAAGCTGACGTTCTGA
- a CDS encoding glycosyl hydrolase family 39 produces the protein MGLSSKNVLSAIVAVLLCGLTAAAQEAAKPEEVTVDWAKVIRVSQSTPTLQVVVNPQLLRGAKLHDSSFAALHMLGADYVRYVPWLPYPRQAVAELSAPADGKTSWDFAHIDPTLDDFMKATEGHSVILNFSTIPAWMYKTEKPVTFPDDPNQVFWNYTQGTELRDPSMKEVSEYFARLLSWYTKGGFTDEYGKRHESGHHYKVPYWEVLNEIDFEHHWTPQEYTKFYDSVTAAMLKVDPDIKFVGLALAAPSKDPEMFEYFLNPANHRKGAPLDFISYHFYATPTADQNLDDWQYTFFDQAEGFLNTVRYVEQIRKRYSPSTKTDLDELGVILTEDDKEIRQLGYVGKPAPKSYWNLAGAMYAHIYVETAKMGIDVLGESQLVGYPSQFPSVSMMDYETTEPNARFWVLKLLKDNFGPGDKLVETTNPNGALTVQAFETNHGKVLLAINKRNRAEQISLPTEADGATVNLVAPTTEDHAATQETLQGHILSLQPFEVAVVQYK, from the coding sequence ATGGGGTTGTCCTCGAAGAATGTTCTATCGGCAATTGTTGCGGTCTTGTTGTGCGGCCTCACAGCAGCGGCACAAGAGGCAGCAAAACCTGAAGAGGTTACGGTCGATTGGGCAAAGGTGATCAGGGTCTCGCAATCGACACCGACGTTACAGGTAGTGGTGAATCCGCAACTCCTTCGCGGTGCCAAGCTGCATGACTCCTCCTTTGCGGCGTTGCATATGCTGGGTGCCGACTACGTGCGGTACGTTCCGTGGCTGCCATATCCGCGCCAGGCCGTAGCGGAGTTGAGTGCGCCCGCCGACGGCAAGACGTCGTGGGACTTCGCCCACATCGACCCAACACTGGACGACTTTATGAAGGCGACCGAAGGCCATTCGGTCATCCTGAACTTTAGTACGATTCCGGCATGGATGTATAAGACCGAAAAGCCTGTCACCTTTCCTGACGACCCGAATCAGGTCTTCTGGAATTACACGCAGGGTACTGAGTTGCGTGATCCTTCCATGAAGGAGGTCTCGGAGTACTTTGCGCGGCTGCTGAGCTGGTATACCAAGGGCGGTTTCACGGATGAATATGGCAAGCGACATGAGTCTGGCCATCACTACAAGGTGCCTTACTGGGAGGTGCTGAATGAGATCGATTTCGAGCACCATTGGACCCCGCAGGAATATACGAAGTTCTATGACTCAGTGACAGCGGCGATGCTGAAGGTCGATCCGGACATCAAATTCGTTGGGCTGGCGCTGGCCGCACCGAGCAAAGATCCGGAGATGTTCGAGTACTTTCTGAATCCGGCCAATCACAGGAAGGGCGCTCCGTTGGACTTCATCAGCTATCACTTTTATGCAACACCGACGGCGGACCAGAATCTCGATGACTGGCAGTACACGTTCTTCGATCAGGCTGAAGGTTTTCTGAATACTGTCCGCTATGTGGAGCAGATTCGCAAACGCTACTCGCCCTCGACAAAGACGGACCTTGATGAGCTTGGTGTCATTTTGACAGAGGACGATAAGGAAATCCGTCAACTTGGATATGTGGGCAAGCCCGCGCCGAAGAGCTACTGGAACCTCGCTGGCGCGATGTATGCGCACATCTATGTGGAGACAGCGAAGATGGGAATCGATGTGCTCGGCGAATCCCAGCTAGTCGGCTATCCCTCGCAGTTTCCCAGCGTGAGCATGATGGACTACGAAACCACGGAACCCAATGCGCGCTTTTGGGTGCTGAAGCTACTGAAGGATAACTTCGGCCCAGGTGACAAGCTCGTGGAGACCACGAATCCCAATGGGGCTCTTACGGTACAGGCTTTCGAAACCAACCATGGCAAAGTTCTGCTGGCGATCAATAAACGTAATCGCGCAGAACAGATATCTTTGCCGACAGAAGCCGATGGTGCAACAGTAAATTTGGTCGCGCCCACCACCGAGGATCACGCCGCAACACAAGAGACTCTGCAAGGCCATATTCTTTCCTTACAGCCGTTTGAGGTTGCTGTAGTGCAGTACAAATAG
- a CDS encoding L-rhamnose mutarotase, protein MERIAFQLRIKADKVEEYDEEHRHVWPELLRELESFGVSEYSIFRRDQQLFLYMHVPDFQKLTSQLAASDVNRRWQEKMAPLFEPVPGLRPGETLAMMSEVFFMKGRS, encoded by the coding sequence GTGGAACGAATCGCCTTCCAGTTGCGGATCAAGGCCGACAAGGTGGAGGAGTATGACGAAGAGCACCGACATGTGTGGCCCGAATTGCTGAGGGAGCTGGAATCGTTTGGCGTCTCCGAGTACTCGATCTTCCGGCGCGACCAGCAGTTGTTTCTGTACATGCACGTGCCCGACTTTCAAAAATTGACGTCGCAACTTGCCGCCAGCGATGTGAATCGGCGCTGGCAGGAAAAGATGGCTCCTTTGTTTGAGCCGGTCCCCGGCCTGCGGCCAGGCGAGACCCTCGCGATGATGTCTGAGGTCTTCTTTATGAAAGGAAGATCCTGA
- a CDS encoding family 78 glycoside hydrolase catalytic domain: protein MNRLQSVGESHWIIRAVVVVFVFSSIAYAASTADTRPTGLKCDSLVRPLGIDTANPLLSWQLQDKAWGAKQTAYEIMVSSKPDASAKADVWDSGRVSSEQSVDVPYAGPRLEAEKRYYWRVKVWGKDGKPYPASATSWWEMGLLTQDAWKGKWISYEAPELHSIREAGAIWITNPAVPNFTSPGDTHHDFRFSFDLRQTIKRAVLYTTGQDTAAAWVNGEQVLEAKPLTPWKQMPWGTYVSKEITSNLHQGKNQLAIGITHFNLQGGRAIQTETQTPMSMCLYLVMADGSVNVLTSASSGWKAALDARGDWFSTQFDDSSWKSAEPFTPKSAEAGGSPLGDPWPTGPVTLLRRAFAVSKPIASARLYATALGAYKFHINGKPVGDQILAPGWMDFREHVPYQVYDVTSQIVAGKNAIAAYLAPGWYSTPLMWFRQGNNYGSTPPALKAQLRIEHNDGSVEWISTDDSWKADLSAILSAEIYDGETYDARLVQPGWDTASFADARWKPVTLVTPKEPQIVAQYFQPIREEKVMIAKSISSPAPGVYIYDFGQNLSGVPRVRIKGRRGQDIKLRFAEVLNPDGTMYVENLRTAKATDHFILAGTGGESGETYQPQFTYHGFRYLEVTGLDAKPALDAIKTVVFHTDAPFTSRFETGNKMVNQLWANILWGQRSNFIGVPTDCPQRDERLGWSADAQVFWRTAAYNMDLDAFTQKYASDLRGTQVGTPMYGIFAPGTITPNPGFGTGWSDAGVIIPWTGWIQSGDKRIIEQNWDAMEKYLAAIQKQNPDYLWRNGFGTPFGDWLTPTQTTPEDLIATAYWAYDVSLMKDMATASGRSAEAAKYGDLFEQIKAAFAKAYVRSDGFVGTVDHYPSIPPPTISSDVQSDKTKSIVETQTGYVLALHMNLIPDELRAAAAEKLVKKIQDNHWLLGTGFLGTPYLLEVLSDTGHSDVAYRLLLNTSYPSWGYLIEHGATTMWERWNGDQMRGDPSMNSYNHYAYGAVAEWMYRYAAGIDTVASDPGFHTIYLHPNFDARIGNLNFAYDSPYGTVSSNWKINGADAVWNVTIPPNATAVLPLTSTKMYSMMLDGKPLASNDKIHLEENAYRLPSGTYSFKISMNAFNGSVPN, encoded by the coding sequence ATGAATAGGTTGCAGTCTGTGGGCGAAAGCCACTGGATCATCCGGGCGGTTGTCGTCGTCTTTGTCTTTTCTTCCATTGCATATGCGGCCTCCACTGCCGACACGCGGCCCACCGGCCTGAAGTGCGATTCGCTGGTAAGGCCGCTTGGGATCGATACCGCCAACCCTCTCCTCTCGTGGCAGTTACAAGACAAGGCGTGGGGTGCGAAGCAGACGGCTTACGAGATCATGGTTTCGAGCAAGCCGGATGCCAGTGCGAAGGCAGATGTATGGGACAGCGGCCGGGTTAGTTCCGAGCAATCCGTGGACGTACCTTACGCTGGGCCACGTCTGGAAGCTGAAAAGCGTTATTACTGGCGAGTAAAGGTATGGGGCAAGGATGGCAAGCCTTATCCCGCGAGCGCGACAAGCTGGTGGGAGATGGGACTGCTTACCCAAGACGCATGGAAGGGGAAATGGATCAGCTATGAAGCGCCGGAACTGCATAGCATTCGTGAGGCGGGAGCAATCTGGATTACTAACCCTGCGGTCCCGAACTTTACGTCGCCAGGGGACACCCATCACGACTTCCGGTTCAGTTTCGATCTGAGGCAAACGATAAAGCGTGCCGTGCTCTATACGACCGGACAAGATACAGCGGCAGCCTGGGTTAATGGAGAGCAGGTTCTGGAAGCAAAGCCGTTGACGCCATGGAAGCAGATGCCATGGGGTACTTACGTTAGCAAGGAGATCACGTCGAATCTGCATCAAGGGAAGAACCAGCTCGCCATTGGGATCACGCACTTCAACTTACAAGGCGGACGAGCGATACAGACGGAAACTCAAACTCCAATGAGTATGTGTCTTTATCTTGTGATGGCGGACGGCTCTGTAAATGTACTTACCAGCGCGTCTTCCGGCTGGAAGGCAGCATTAGATGCGCGAGGGGACTGGTTTTCAACGCAGTTCGACGACTCATCCTGGAAGAGCGCGGAACCGTTCACGCCGAAGTCTGCGGAGGCCGGTGGCAGTCCGTTGGGCGATCCATGGCCCACTGGGCCTGTGACGCTGCTTCGCCGTGCGTTTGCTGTGTCAAAGCCAATCGCTTCGGCACGCCTCTATGCCACGGCATTGGGTGCTTACAAATTTCACATCAACGGCAAGCCTGTCGGGGATCAGATTCTTGCTCCAGGATGGATGGACTTTCGCGAGCATGTGCCCTATCAGGTCTATGACGTGACCTCGCAGATAGTGGCCGGGAAAAACGCCATTGCAGCGTATCTTGCTCCTGGCTGGTACAGCACACCGTTGATGTGGTTCCGGCAGGGAAATAACTATGGATCCACACCTCCTGCACTGAAGGCCCAACTGCGTATTGAACATAACGATGGCTCAGTCGAGTGGATCAGCACTGACGATAGTTGGAAGGCGGACCTATCCGCAATTCTCAGCGCGGAGATCTATGACGGCGAGACCTACGATGCACGTCTGGTGCAGCCTGGCTGGGATACAGCGTCGTTCGCGGATGCAAGATGGAAGCCTGTCACTCTCGTCACGCCGAAAGAGCCGCAGATCGTTGCTCAGTATTTCCAGCCGATCCGTGAAGAGAAGGTGATGATCGCCAAGAGCATCAGCAGCCCTGCTCCCGGCGTGTATATCTACGACTTTGGTCAGAACCTTTCCGGTGTACCGCGCGTGCGCATCAAGGGACGCCGCGGCCAGGACATCAAGCTGCGATTTGCCGAAGTACTCAATCCCGATGGAACGATGTATGTCGAGAACCTGCGCACTGCGAAGGCGACAGATCACTTCATCCTCGCTGGCACTGGCGGGGAGAGTGGAGAGACCTACCAGCCGCAGTTCACCTACCATGGCTTTCGATATCTGGAAGTGACAGGGCTCGATGCGAAACCCGCGCTCGATGCTATAAAGACTGTCGTCTTCCATACCGATGCGCCGTTCACCTCTCGGTTTGAGACCGGGAACAAGATGGTCAATCAACTGTGGGCCAATATCCTCTGGGGGCAGCGGTCAAACTTCATCGGAGTTCCAACAGATTGTCCGCAGCGTGACGAACGACTCGGCTGGTCCGCTGACGCGCAGGTATTCTGGCGCACAGCGGCGTACAACATGGATCTTGATGCCTTCACCCAGAAGTACGCCAGTGATCTGCGAGGGACGCAGGTAGGCACACCGATGTATGGAATCTTTGCGCCGGGAACAATTACGCCTAATCCTGGCTTCGGGACAGGCTGGAGCGACGCCGGCGTCATCATTCCCTGGACCGGCTGGATACAGAGCGGCGACAAACGCATCATCGAACAGAACTGGGACGCAATGGAGAAATATCTCGCCGCAATCCAGAAGCAAAATCCCGATTATCTTTGGAGAAACGGATTCGGCACTCCCTTTGGCGACTGGCTAACGCCGACGCAGACGACACCTGAAGATCTGATTGCTACGGCATATTGGGCATACGACGTCTCGTTGATGAAAGACATGGCCACCGCTTCGGGACGCTCTGCCGAGGCAGCAAAATATGGCGATCTTTTTGAACAGATCAAGGCGGCCTTTGCCAAGGCCTATGTTCGCTCCGATGGTTTTGTCGGAACGGTCGACCACTATCCAAGCATTCCTCCGCCGACGATCTCTTCCGATGTGCAAAGCGATAAGACAAAGTCAATTGTTGAGACGCAGACAGGGTACGTTCTCGCTCTCCACATGAATTTAATTCCGGACGAGTTACGTGCCGCAGCCGCGGAGAAGCTGGTAAAAAAAATACAGGACAATCATTGGTTGCTGGGAACAGGCTTTCTGGGAACTCCTTATCTGCTTGAGGTACTTTCAGACACCGGCCATAGCGATGTAGCGTACCGATTGCTGCTCAATACAAGTTATCCCTCATGGGGCTATCTCATAGAACATGGCGCAACAACGATGTGGGAGCGTTGGAATGGCGATCAGATGCGGGGAGATCCGAGCATGAACTCCTACAACCACTACGCGTATGGAGCTGTCGCCGAATGGATGTACCGTTATGCAGCAGGCATCGATACAGTTGCGAGCGATCCGGGCTTCCACACAATATATCTCCACCCGAACTTCGATGCGCGGATCGGCAACCTGAACTTCGCCTACGATTCACCCTATGGAACAGTCAGCTCAAACTGGAAGATAAATGGCGCTGACGCCGTGTGGAATGTGACGATACCACCGAACGCGACCGCTGTTCTGCCTCTCACCTCGACGAAGATGTATTCGATGATGCTCGATGGAAAACCACTTGCGAGCAACGATAAGATCCATTTGGAAGAGAATGCCTATAGGCTGCCCTCGGGAACCTATTCCTTCAAAATATCGATGAATGCTTTCAATGGTTCAGTTCCGAACTAG